The sequence TGGGAGCGTGCCGGTAAAAGCATAATAACCGTTCCCCATATCAGTCATCTGTGTAGCTTCCGCTGTGGGGTCCCAATCTGCGGTTGGAATAGTCGCTCCTGATGGAGTCAATTCTGACTGCAAATCGCCAACCACAACTACTTTCACTGGTGCAGCACTAACGTTATACGGTTGTATACCAAACCCAGAAAATACGAGTGCAATAATCATCGTGATCACAAATGCCCTCTTACTCCATAAAGCAAACTTCATTCCACCAATCCCCCATATCCTGATTTGTGAATCCCTTATTCTGCTGGCTAAAACCGAACTAAAAGATCTCCTCCCTATCAGTTAATGATGATTCTTTAAGCCTCAATTTAGCGCAAACGTTTGCAAAATTAGACGCGAAGTTGATTGGAATTGAAATTTCTGCTGCAGGACAGACATCCACACAAAATAGACGCATGAAAGCGCTTGCTATATTCTGTTTAACATACTAATCCCATAATTATGCTACTGTCAACCAGAAAATAGATTGCTTAATTCACTTTTTATGTATAAAAATGGTATTCATGCAATTTAAGACAACGTTTGCACGTATTACAAAGCACGATTCTAGAGATTGTTGAGCTAAGGTAGTTCCATCCGCAAAAATCTTGTTTTTGCCCATTTTATATGTGTTATTATGCAAAATATATTACAAGTCCTCCAATAGCTTCTTTTGCTTGCTTTCTGAAAGACTTTAACTATTTACAATTGCCAGTTCTTCGATTAATATTACTTTGTAAAGCAAACGGTTCCATAAGGAGGTTTCTATGACAGTTACCATAAAGGATGTGGCCAAGAAAGCGGGAGTTTCTCCCTCCACAGTATCCCGGGTATTGTCCAACCATCCCAGAATTAGCCTAGAAACTTCCCGCAAAGTTAAGATTATTATGGAGGAAATGGGCTATACCCCCAACATGATGGCTAAGAGCTTGGTATCGAAGACGACCAACAGCATCTGCATCATTCTTCCGAAACCGGCTGAAGAGCTGTTCTCAAATCTTTTTTTCATGGAATTGATCCGCGGTATCGTCACACAAGCTAGCCGTTCCGGCTATGATGTGCTGATTAGCTCCGGCGCGAACGAAAAGGAAGAATTAGAAGCTGTCTCCCGTCTGCTTAAGGGACGCCGTGTTGACGGCGCTATTCTGCTCTATTCCCGGAAAGATGACGCAGTTATTGAATTTTTGGAGACGGGCGGCTATCCCTTCGTTCTTATTGGGAGAAGCGACCGCTATGAGAATATTTTATCTGTTGATAATGATAATGTCATGGCAGCATACGACGCTACAAACCATCTGATTACAATGGGTCATGAACGTATCGGCTTCGTTAGCGGACCGTCTGAACTCATCGTTTCACGCGACCGTCTTGAAGGGTATCGGAAGGCCATGGAAAGTAACGGTTTAGAGATAAGGCCTGAATGGATCGTTGAGGGTGAATTTCTGCAGGATAGTGGATATCGGGCGATGTCTTTTTTCATGAATCTCCCCAATCGGCCCACTGCACTGGTGGCAGTCGATGATATGGTGTCGTTTGGAGTATTGCGCGGTCTGACTGAACTGAAATATAAGGTCCCTGAAGATCTGGCCATTGTCAGCTTTAACAATATTCCGCTCTCCCAGTTATCCAGTCCACCGATCAGCAGTATTGACATCGGAATTTATCACCTGGGTTACACTGCTTCACAGGTGCTGATCCAAAGCATCAAGAATCCGGATAACCATGACGGATATACCAACCGATTTGTGATTCCCCACCGACTGATTATAAGAGAGTCTTCCATGTATTCTGCAAGTAAGAAATGATCTACCTGAATGAATAAATGAAGCTATTCTAGGCTTCATTTATTTTTTGGAAGTTTGTACAAACGTTTGCGCTATATAAAATTAAGTTGTAAAGCTAGTTTTATTGCGAAGTAATTCAGGGAAGTATAGCTTCATAAAACTGAAGCTTATACTTACGAAGTAGTTTTGTACGTCGCTGTTCAATGATGATTATGCTAACAAAACTTGTAGGAGGTAAACGAATGACAGAAATTAAAGGTTGCTTGTTTGATCTGGATGGTGTGCTGGTGGACACCGCCAAATATCACTATATTGCTTGGAAGGAACTCGCGGAGAGCCTGGGCTTCGCTTTCACCGAACAGGATAATGAAAGACTCAAAGGGGTCAGCAGAGTCGCCTCACTGAACATTCTGCTGGAAATCGGCGGACTGACACTGGCTGATGAAGAGAAAACGCAGCTGGCCGAAAGGAAAAATAACCGCTATGTCGAATATATCGCCAAGATGGATAGTTCAGAAATTCTGCCCGGTGCTTTAGACTTTCTGAAAGAATGCCGCGCGCAAGGCATCAAGGTGGCACTTGGTTCCGCCAGCAAGAACGCGATGACCATTCTGAACAATACGGGTCTGACTCCTTATTTCGATGCAATTATCGATGGCACGCACACTAGCGCAGCGAAGCCCGATCCTGAAGTCTTTCTGCTGGGAGCCCAAGCACTGGAGGTTCTTCCTGAGCACTGTGTTGTCTTTGAAGATGCTGAGGCAGGTATAGAAGCAGCTACCCGCGCTGGCATGTTCAGTGTCGGAATTGGTTCCCCTGAGACACTAAGTGCTGCAAACATAGTGGTCCCTTCCCTTCAACAGCTCAGTGTTTCCAGCCTGAGAGAATCATTTTCCACAATTTAACGAACATTAATATCCAACTGGATTCATGCGAGTTCTCTTCTGCTCGTTCTATATAAGATGAACTAAATATGAGCATTAAAGTTACGCGGGCTAGCAGAGCGGCACACACGTAAGCTATATAGTCGAATTTATAGTTCAGTTTATATCATCCCCAACCCTAAAGGAGTCGTTTACACATGAAACAATATTTAAAGATTGATGAATGGTCCATCATTGAGGAATCCTTTGATCCGCAAACTCAGGAAATCTCTGAAAGCGTCTTTAGTATCGGAAATGGTTATATGGGCGGACGCGCGAACTTCGAAGAGCAATACAGCGGCAATAGTCTGCAGGGCAGCTATATGGCAGGCGTGTACTATCCAGACAAAACTCGGGTGGGCTGGTGGAAGAACGGTTATCCTGAATATTTTGCCAAAGTACTGAACAGTACCAACTGGATCGGGATTAATATTGATATCGACGGCACCGCGCTTGATTTGGCGAAGTGCACGGTCACCGAGTTCCAACGGGTACTCAATATGAAAGAAGGCACGCTTTCCCGCAGCTTCACTGCCACTCTTGCCGATGGCAAGGAAGTCAAAGTGGAGAGCGTCCGCTTAGTCAGTATGGTCCGCCAGGAAATCGGCGCTATTCGCTACTCCATCCAACCTCTTAATTTTGCCGGTACGATTACCATTACTCCTTATCTCGATGGAGATGTTAAGAACAAGGATTCTAACTATGACGAGAAGTTCTGGAATGAAGTCGAGAAGAAAGGTCTGCCGGACGGCGGTTATCTCACCCTGAAGACCAAAAAACTCGATTTCCACGTCACTTCGGCGATGGCCTTTGACATTTTCAAGGGCGATGAGTTGCTCTCCATCGAAGCTGAGTCTGTTGAACAGGACAAATATGTGGCCAGTGTCATTACTCTGCCAGTACAATCCGGCGATCAAATCGTTCTTTATAAATATGTCGCTAACGTTACCTCTCGCAACCATGGACTCGGTCAGCTGATCGATGCTGCTACAACCGCACTGCAAAGCGCCAAGGAAGCTGGTTTTGCCACGCTACTAACAGAACAGTCTGATGCTTGGAGAGACAAATGGAAAGAAAGCGACATTGTTATTGAAGGCGATGTTTCGGCACAGCAAGCGATCCGGTTTAATATTTTTCAGCTGAACCAGACCTATAACGGCGAAGACGACCGTCTGAACATTGGGCCAAAGGGCTTCACTGGTGAAAAATACGGCGGAAGCACCTACTGGGATACGGAAGCGTATTGTGTGCCCTTCTATCTCAGCACAGCGGATTCGACAATTGCCCGCAATCTGCTGATCTACCGCTACAAGCATCTGGAAAAAGCGAAAGAGAATGCCCGCAAGCTCGGCTTCACTAAAGGCGCCTTGTACCCGATGGTGACGATGAACGGTGAAGAATGCCATAATGAGTGGGAGATTACTTTTGAAGAAATTCATCGGAATGGCGCCATCGCCTATGCGGTTTATAACTATGTGAATTACACAGGAGACAAAGCCTATCTCGGTCAATACGGCCTTGAGGTGCTGGTGGAAATCTCCCGTTTCTGGGAAGAACGTGTGCACCTGGTGCCACACAAAGACAAATATGTCATGCTCGGTGTAACTGGACCGAATGAATATGAGAATAACGTCAACAACAACTGGTACACGAACCGGATGGCATCCTGGACCCTTGAATATACTCTGGAAGCCCTAGCTTATCTACAGGAGAATGAAGCTTCCCGTTATGCCGAGCTGGCTGACAAGCTGGAGCTCTTGGAATCCGAAACAGAGAAATGGGCCGAGATTATCGCCAAAATGTATTACCCAGCGGACGAGGAACGTGGTATCTTTCTGCAGCAGGACGGCTTCCTCGATAAGGATCTCATGCTCGTCAAGGATATCCCTCAGGAGAATCTGCCATTGAATCAAAAATGGTCATGGGACCGCATCCTGCGTTCTTGCTTCATCAAACAGGCGGATGTGCTGCAGGGACTATATTTCCTCGGTGATCGTTACGATCTGGAAACGAAAAAGCGGAATTTCGACTTCTACGAGCCGCTCACTGTGCATGAGTCTTCCCTCTCCCCTTGCATCCATGCCATTCTGGCCTGCGAGCTGGGATATATGGAAAAGGCATATGAAATGTACCTGCGTACTTCCAGACTGGATCTTGATAATTATAACAATGATACAGAGGATGGCTGTCACTCTACCAGTATGGCAGGCACGTGGATGTCCATCGTACATGGTTTCGGCGGATTCCGCGTGCAAGACGGCAGAGTGGTGTTGAAGCCTTCCAATCCGGGCCACTGGAAATCGTATGCTTTCAAAATCATGTTCCGCGGCTCCCGTCTCAAAGTTAACGTTACCGATACAGAGGTTACGGTTACCAATGAAACCGAAGTGCCGGCATCCATCACGATTTACGATCAGGAATATACCGTGAACGGACTGAGCAGCATCACAGCTCAAGGTTCATCCATTACTGTCTAAAATGTTAGCTTCAAGACCCCGACAGCATGTATGCTAACGGGGTTTCTTCATGCTTTTTTGTAGAATATAACCTGACAAGGAGTGGTCACAGTGAACAAAACCTTTTGGAAAGAAGCTGTAGTCTACCAGATTTACCCGCGCAGCTATCAGGACAGCAACGGAGACGGTATTGGCGACCTGCGGGGAATCATCTCCCGCCTGGATTATTTGCAGAAGCTCGGAGTGGATGTGGTCTGGCTATCGCCTGTATACAAATCCCCCAATGACGACAATGGTTATGATATCAGTAATTATGAAGATATTATGGATGAATTCGGCACGCTGCAGGACTGGGAAGAGCTGCTGGCCGGCATGCACGAACGCGGCATCAAATTAATGATGGACCTCGTCATTAATCATTCCTCAGATGAACATGCCTGGTTCTTGGAATCCCGTTCCTCTAAGGATAACCCTTACCGTGATTACTATATCTGGCGTCCTGGCGGCCCGGAAGGTACACTTCCCAACAACTGGAGCTCCATCTTCAGTGGCCCGGCTTGGGAGCTGGATGAGGGTACCGGTGAATATTACCTGCATCTGTTCTCGCGTAAGCAGCCTGACCTGAACTGGGAGAATCCACAACTGCGAGAAGCGCTGTATAAGATGATTACCTTCTGGCTCGACAAAGGTGTGGATGGTCTGCGGATGGACGTGATCAATATGATTTCCAAGGTCGACGGCCTGCCTTCCGCCCATAGTGAGGGATTGGCTCCAGGCGAACTGGCTGGCGGTGGAGAATATTATATGAACGGCCCGCGAGTCCATGAATATTTGCACGAGATGAATCAACAGGTGCTCTCCAAATACAACATTATGACCGTCGGTGAGACTCCGGGCGCAACGGTAGAGGATGCGATTGCTTACACGGACGAAGACCGTGAGGAGCTGCAAATGGTGTTCCAATTTGAGCATATGGATGTCGATTCGGGTCCAGGAGGCAAATGGGATGTGACGCCGTGGAGTCTGACCCTGTTGCGCGATATCCTTCATAAATGGCAGATTGGGCTAGCCGAGAAGGGCTGGAACAGCCTCTACTTGAATAATCATGACCAGCCCCGCATGGTATCCAGGTTTGGAAATGACGGTCAATACCGTGTGATCTCGGCCAAAATGCTGGCTACCCTCCTGCATACGCTAAAGGGTACTCCCTACATCTACCAAGGTGAGGAAATTGGCATGACCAATGTGAAATTCCCGTTGCTGGAACACTATCAGGATATCGAGACTCACAATATGTATCGGGAAAAAGTAACCGAAGGCGGCGCGGATCATGCCACGATTCTGAACGCTATTCATATCAAAGGCCGCGATAACGCCCGCACCCCTATGCAGTGGGATGCCTCTACCAACGCAGGCTTCACCGATGGGACGCCATGGCTGCGGCTTAATCCTAACTATAGCAACATTAATGTAGATCAGGCACTGGCAGATCCGGATTCAATTTTTTACTATTACCAGAAGTTGATCGCACTGCGGAAACAGAACCCGATCATGGTCTACGGCGAATACGAATTACTCCTGCCAGAGCATGAATATATTTATGCCTATACCCGCACACTGGATGCCGACAAATGGCTGGTGCTGCTAAATTTCAGCGAAACTCCGCAGTCTGTTGACCTCTCCCTTGAGCTGGGAAAGATCGCGGAGATTGTCATTGGAAATTACGGAGATCAACCAGTTGAACCTGCAAGCTTACGGCCTTACGAAGCTATCGTATACCGTCTAAATAGCTAACTCGCTATTTGAATTTACCTGCGACCTGTCTTAAGAGAGCACAGAATAACAGGATTGGGAAGTAGATACATGATAGTATGGATTTAAAGGGAGATGGCGAACTTGGAATGGCTTATCCGCATGAAGGATGCTTTGGATTATATGGAGAGCAAGATGGAGGAGCCACTGAGCATTGAGGATATCGCCAAGGTGGCAGCCTCCTCCCCCTTTCACTTTCAGCGCATGTTCTACATGCTGACCGGAGTATCCGTTGCAGACTATATCCGCAAACGAAGATTAACACTGGCGGCCCAGGAGCTGGCAATCTCCAGGATCAAAGTGCTTGATCTAGCGCTAAAATACGGATACGACTCCCCCGAGTCCTTCGCCAAAGCGTTCCGTAAAGCGCACGGTATTGCCCCGTCTGCTGCACGGGAGCCAGGGGTTCAGCTCAAAGCTTTTCCCCGCCTCTCCTTCCACCTATCATTGAAGGGAGATAAGGAAATGGATTACAAAATCGTGGAGAAAGAAGCCTTTACTGTAATTGGCAAATCAATCAGGGTTTCAACTAGAGACGGTGAGAATTTTCGCAGAATCCCGCTCTTCTGGCAGGAAGCCAATGAAGACGGAAGTTCCGACAAGCTGCTTGAGATCGGTGGGAACAAAGACACCCTTGGCATCTGTATGGATATGGATCACGCAAACGAGGAATTTTCGTATTGGATTGCTGTGGAGGGTGAGCCCGGAACCGGTACTCAGGATTATGAAAGCACAATCATCCCTGCTGCTAGCTGGGCCGTATTCACTTCTATTGGACCGATGCCCGATGCGATTCAACAGGTATGGCAGCGCATCTTTCAGGAATGGTTCCCGGGAACTGGTTATGAGCATACGGGTGGACCAGAGTTCGAGTTATACCCGCCGGGCGATGCGAATGCAGAGGATTATAAGTGTGAAGTCTGGATTCCAGTGAAGAAGAAATAAGGGATCTACATCCGCTATGAAATCAAGCGGAGACCGATCCTCATTATCCTCAAAACCGTTAAAGTCAGCAGAGCAGCGATTCTCCCGTTATTGGAGGATCGCTGCTCTGCGTTTTTGGGGCACTGCTGCTTGCTTCAACACATTTGGTAAAGTTCATCGCACTTATCTATTTATCCTACATTAAGAAAGTGCTGCTGTAGGTTGACGTTACCTTAATCCACCGATTTCAAACCACGCTCCCGCACAGGGAGCGACCGCGGTTTTACACTTAGGTTATGTTATATCTTGATGATTATCATGGAGTTAAAAGACATAAAAAAGCTCGCTGACGCATTAAATGAAAGCAGCAAATAAGAACTTGTATATTTCTTACAGTCTCGAATGAAACCCATGTCGCCTAATATTCGTGCAATTGATGAAATTCAGGAACAAAAGCATAAAGCTGGTCTTGTCTGCCCACATTGCAACAGTCATGATGTTGTGCGATTTGCAAAATATGTTATTAAAACATACACTGGAGAAATTAAACGGCAACGTTACCGCTGTAAATCTTGTCGTCAAACCTTCAACGAACTCACCAGCACTCCTCTTCAACGCACCAGAAGACCTCACCTTTGGATTAGATTCATCGAATGCATGATTGAGGGCTTTTCGCTTAGGAAATGTGCCGAGCTGTTGCATAATGAGGTAACTCATGTAACCCTGTTTTACTGGTGGCATAAGATTCTAGCAGCTTTGAAACAAATTCCAACCGAAACATTCCAAGACATCATCGAGATGGATGAGACCTATTTCCTGTACTCTGAAAAGGGCAAAAGAAATATCTTTGAACGCAAGTCCCGTAAAACGCGGTGGCAAATCTACATATCGTGGCATCAGCAACAACCAAATATGCGTATTGGTCGCCCGCGACCGTCAGAAGATGACTTTCTCTGGCGTTCTTGGACGTGTGCGTATTCGGACTACAAAATTGGATGAAGCGATTGGCGGTCATTTATCAGATTCGAACGTGAACAGCTACCATAGCCGGCTAAAACGCTGGCTTGACCGCTTTAACGGTGTTGCAACGAAGTATCTGCAACATTATTTGGCTTGGTTCCGTTATTTAGACAGCAATGAATATGAGAACACTACGTCGAATAAGAACAATATGTTGGTCTCGTCTTGTCTGTTTCCTGTAAAGGAAACCAACTCTAAACTTAGACTCACGCTTTATTGATTCAAAGTTAATAAAAAAAGAAGGGTTATTTCATGAAAAAACTTTTATTCTTTACGTTAATTGGCTTGTTATTTCTGAGTGCTTGTTCTTCTCAACAAAAGTATTCTTCCGCAATTGAAGCCATAAAGTCCCTTGAAAAGAACATTACACAAATTGAATCACCTGGAGACAAGAATCTTGATGGTGTTCAACCTGTTAGCTATAAACTGAATAATGATGAAATCATAAGGGTTTACGATTTTGGGTCGGAGGAAAATCGAGATATTGGAAAAAAGCACTTTGAAGAGAGTATTCAGCTTCTCAGCTCCCACGCACCAATTGTTTACCAATCTGGGAAGTATTTAGTTCTTTATTACAGCCATGTCGATTCAAAAACTCAAACACCCAAGCTAAACGAAACAAGTTCGGAGAGAAAATAGAAAAAGCTCTCAAAAGCATATAGTAGAGATAGGTAGCCTAGAGCTGCCTATTTTAGTTATACGCTTATTATAGTTGTTGATAGATTCGCAAACTACGGTCTGGCCAATTTTTCTTTTGAATAATTTGCTAAAACCAGTAAGAACCGGTGCCTGCGGCTCAAACTATACTTAATGACTCACGTTGGTCCTGCCCCAAAAAAACCTATAAAGTTCCAAACTAAGAAACTATTATTTATATTTTGAGAATCAGCCAAGCCTTGCTATAATAAAAAGTATTATATTTGTCATGTATCTGACTATTCATATCCGAGGTTTGGTGAAGGAGAAATTCATGTCTAACGTAAAAATATTCTCAGACAGCACTTCCGATTTGCCGCAGGGCTGGAAGGAAACCTATGATATTGGCATTGTCCCTTTGTATGTAATATTTGCAGAGGAAACCTACAAAGATGGTGTGGACATTACACCTGAAGAAATTTACCACCGAGTAGCCGTTAGCGGCTCATTGCCCAAGACTGCAGCGCCATCTCCAGCGGATTTCATGGCCGCATTTAAACCGGTAATCGAGAGTGGCGACGATATTGTATACATAAGCCTCTCCTCTGCGCTTTCCTCTACTTATCAAAATGCTCTGCTAGCTGCCAGAGAGTATCCAGCAGGACGCATACAGGTTATTGACTCGAAGACCGTATGCGGAGGCATTGCGTTGCTAATTATGAAGGCCGTTCGTGCTGCATCTAAAGGACACAGCGCCGTGGAGATTGCTGAAATGCTGAAGCAGACCCGTGAGCTTGTGGAGACCGAATTCGTTATTGATACTCTGGATTATTTATATATGGGTGGACGTTGCTCAGGCATGCAGAATTTCATCGGGAGTCTACTCAAAATCAGGCCTGTGCTGAAAATGGTCGATGGAAGCATCGTTCCAGTAGGTAAAGTTCGCGGCAAAAAGGAAAAAGCGGTTGAACAGATGCTTCAGAACGCCCTCGCCAACATCAACCGCATGGATAAGGAATTGCTGATCATTGCCCATACCCTGGCCGAGGAGGAGGCGCAATACCTGCAAACAGCATTATGGGAAATGACTGGGGTTGAAGAAATTGCTGTCATCCATGCAGGCTGTGTTATCGGCAGCCACTGCGGTCCTCATACGGTAGGGCTCATGTATATTCTAGAATCCTAATTATTCTAATTCTGCTTCGGACTCTTCGCGAAGGAAGGGTAACATGAATCGGAAGGTAGAGCCCCGCCCTTCCTCGCTCTCCACGAAGATCGTCCCACCCATCAGCTCGATAAGCTGCTTACAGATGGCGAGTCCCAAGCCTGTACCTCCGTATTTGCGGTTAATCGAGGGATGCAGCTGAGAGAAAGATTGAAAGAGCAGATTAAGCTTATTATCCGCAATCCCTACTCCGGTATCACGTACGGAGAACTCCAGCAGATAATCCAGGGACTCCGGTAGTTGAAGGTTCTTAACCGATAGGGTTACACTACCGCGTTCTGTGAATTTCAGAGCATTTCCGACCAGATTGACGATAATCTGCCGCAGCCGGCTCGGATCGGTTGTCAGTAAGGCAGGAACGCTTGTATCAACCCACCACCGCAGCGCCAGCTTTTTCTCCTCTGCTTTAGGTGTGAACAGCTCGACAATGCCCGAGACCAACTCCCGCAGATCAAACATCTCGAATTGCAGTGGCATTTTACCTGCTTCCATTTTGCTGAAATCAAGAATATCATTCAATATTTGTAAAAGACTGTAGCTGCTGCTCTGTAGTATCTCTACATAGCTGCGCTGCTCCTCCTGAAGCTCGGTATCGAGCAGCAGTTCTGCCATGCCAATCATGCCATTCATCGGCGTGCGGATTTCGTGGCTCATCATCGCCAGAAAATCTGATTTGGCCCGGGCGGCCTTCTCCGCAGATTCTTTAGCGCGAATAATTTCAAGTTCATTCGTAATATCGCTAAAGACCACAACCGCACCTTCAATCACACCATTATCAACAATAGGGGCCACCCTATAATTCACCAGAAAGCTCGTCCCATCCTTACGCCAGAAGATCTCTTCCTCTATGCTCCGGGTAATTCCATCTGAAATGGTGAGGCTAATTGGAGATTCGTCTACGGAATAGTGAGTGCCGTCAGAACGGGAATGATGGATACTAGAGAGACTGTGCAAGCTAATGAATTCTTCACGTGAATAACCCAGCATTTCCATTGCCGCCGGATTTATAAAGATCGTCTGCTCACTGTTGTTAAGTCCAAATATCCCCTCCGACACCGAGTCCAGAATAAGGCTGTGACGATCATTCAGCTCTTTTAGATGCTCCAGTACAGGATTATGCTGAAATAGCAAATCATAATGTTGCCTTCTTTCCGGCGACGGGTCCCACTCGGAATTGTGTTTGGTTATGTCCTTAGCCATACCATACACTCCAACAATCCCAGCTTCTGCTGTGATCGGAATATACGTTATTTCAACCCGACGAAGCTCCCCATTCTTATGGACAATATCCATTTCATAGCGAGGAGAGGCTCCTTCTAGAGCTAATGCAAGATAATGCTGGCATATTCTTTCCGATAATTGTCCTTCCTTGCACAAAATTTCATTTAATTCATCAAGTGTGTATCCTACAACCTCCCAGAAGGGACGATTCGCATCTATATATTTGCCCTCCCGGTCCATAATATAAATGAAATCCGGGTGATTCTCGTACAACGATTTATAGGCACCATCTTCTGAAAACAGCTGTTTCAGAATAGAGTTTTTGTCTTTATGCACAGTTCACAACCTCTCTGTATCCCCTAAAATCAATCTAAGTCCAAAGCGGAAACAGTCTAATTATGTAGATTTTTATCTTTTTTTTATTCTTATTATAGCAAAGTTACAGGAATACGTATCCGCTAAAAAAAGAAGAAACGGCTTTGCCGTCCTTTACATGGACGGCACCCGTTTCAGATAAAATATTGATTAATCTATATCCGCAGTTTCAACATTGCGGATAGATAAATAGGCAATGAACATGCCCACTACAGCGAGAACTATCGATACTGCCGCCATATTACCTAACCGAAATTCGTCAAAGCCAGAAGAGATCAAACTGACAAGCAGCACCGCCGCTACAATGGTAGTAGGAACTGATTTTTTGCGCATCCCGAAGTACAAAGGAATTAAGCCAATCCCGGCTGCATATACAGCACTAGTTCCCACTTTGACCAGCTCTACACTTAACATCGATAAGGTTAGCTGACCTGGTACGATATTTATAAAATAATTGATCCCAACCAGGATTCCGCCAATCACTATATCTGCCACCACTATATTGACAAGTGTGAAGAGGAACACAATGATCAATTTGGCTGTCATCAGTTTTTTGCGTGAGATTGGATACATAAACAATAACGTTATCGTATTATTCTTGTACTCTTCAATGACCAGCTTGCTCAGCAGAATAGCAGCAAAGATAATATATGTCGCTTTAATAAATACATATATTCCTTCAAATACATCTGTATAAGAAACGAATGAATCACTTTCACTTTGGTCTATGAACACAACAAGGATCATAAAGGCTAGAATCGCCAGATTGGCAATCAGAACACCTTTCAACATACCCAGCAGTTTATTCTTACGAATTTCCAGAGCTATCAGCTTAAGCAATGCCTTCACCCCCGATCAAGTTCAGGAAATAATCTTCCAGCGAATGATTCTTTTTACTGAGACTCTCCAGCTCTATATCTTCCATGACAAGGGCTTTGTTCAGATCTCGCTGCGAAATGCTCTCATCATAAACACGGATCGTACGCGGGTCCATTACTTTGAAATTGGACAGCCCCAGCTTATGCTCCAGAACGTAGACCGCCTTGCTGCTCTCGTTCGTAATCAATTCGATATATTCGGTATTATGGTCACGAATGGTATTCATCGCTACCTCATCTACCAATACACCTTCGCGGATCACACCGATCGTATCCGCAATATGTTCAATCTCGACCAGAATATGACTGGATATCAGCAGCGTCATGCCATATTCCTGACTCAGCATCCGGAACACTTCTCGCATCTCTTTGATCCCGAGCGGGTCCAGGCCGTTAATGGGTTCATCCAGAATGAGCAGCTCCGGTTTGGTCATGACAGCTCTCGCAATACCCAGACGCTGCTTCATTCCTAGGGAGTACTGCTTCACAGGTTTGTTATTACTTCCTGTGAGCTTCACCAGTTCCAGCGCTTCGTTAATCGCCTGCGGATCATAATAGCCCATGTACTCTCCATGCAAGGTCAGGTTCTCTTTGGCAGTCAGCTTATCATAGAACACCGGGTATTCAATGATACAGCCCATCCGCTTCAGCATTTCATAGGA comes from Paenibacillus sp. 19GGS1-52 and encodes:
- a CDS encoding glycoside hydrolase family 65 protein; protein product: MKQYLKIDEWSIIEESFDPQTQEISESVFSIGNGYMGGRANFEEQYSGNSLQGSYMAGVYYPDKTRVGWWKNGYPEYFAKVLNSTNWIGINIDIDGTALDLAKCTVTEFQRVLNMKEGTLSRSFTATLADGKEVKVESVRLVSMVRQEIGAIRYSIQPLNFAGTITITPYLDGDVKNKDSNYDEKFWNEVEKKGLPDGGYLTLKTKKLDFHVTSAMAFDIFKGDELLSIEAESVEQDKYVASVITLPVQSGDQIVLYKYVANVTSRNHGLGQLIDAATTALQSAKEAGFATLLTEQSDAWRDKWKESDIVIEGDVSAQQAIRFNIFQLNQTYNGEDDRLNIGPKGFTGEKYGGSTYWDTEAYCVPFYLSTADSTIARNLLIYRYKHLEKAKENARKLGFTKGALYPMVTMNGEECHNEWEITFEEIHRNGAIAYAVYNYVNYTGDKAYLGQYGLEVLVEISRFWEERVHLVPHKDKYVMLGVTGPNEYENNVNNNWYTNRMASWTLEYTLEALAYLQENEASRYAELADKLELLESETEKWAEIIAKMYYPADEERGIFLQQDGFLDKDLMLVKDIPQENLPLNQKWSWDRILRSCFIKQADVLQGLYFLGDRYDLETKKRNFDFYEPLTVHESSLSPCIHAILACELGYMEKAYEMYLRTSRLDLDNYNNDTEDGCHSTSMAGTWMSIVHGFGGFRVQDGRVVLKPSNPGHWKSYAFKIMFRGSRLKVNVTDTEVTVTNETEVPASITIYDQEYTVNGLSSITAQGSSITV
- a CDS encoding LacI family DNA-binding transcriptional regulator, with amino-acid sequence MTVTIKDVAKKAGVSPSTVSRVLSNHPRISLETSRKVKIIMEEMGYTPNMMAKSLVSKTTNSICIILPKPAEELFSNLFFMELIRGIVTQASRSGYDVLISSGANEKEELEAVSRLLKGRRVDGAILLYSRKDDAVIEFLETGGYPFVLIGRSDRYENILSVDNDNVMAAYDATNHLITMGHERIGFVSGPSELIVSRDRLEGYRKAMESNGLEIRPEWIVEGEFLQDSGYRAMSFFMNLPNRPTALVAVDDMVSFGVLRGLTELKYKVPEDLAIVSFNNIPLSQLSSPPISSIDIGIYHLGYTASQVLIQSIKNPDNHDGYTNRFVIPHRLIIRESSMYSASKK
- a CDS encoding alpha-glucosidase, translating into MNKTFWKEAVVYQIYPRSYQDSNGDGIGDLRGIISRLDYLQKLGVDVVWLSPVYKSPNDDNGYDISNYEDIMDEFGTLQDWEELLAGMHERGIKLMMDLVINHSSDEHAWFLESRSSKDNPYRDYYIWRPGGPEGTLPNNWSSIFSGPAWELDEGTGEYYLHLFSRKQPDLNWENPQLREALYKMITFWLDKGVDGLRMDVINMISKVDGLPSAHSEGLAPGELAGGGEYYMNGPRVHEYLHEMNQQVLSKYNIMTVGETPGATVEDAIAYTDEDREELQMVFQFEHMDVDSGPGGKWDVTPWSLTLLRDILHKWQIGLAEKGWNSLYLNNHDQPRMVSRFGNDGQYRVISAKMLATLLHTLKGTPYIYQGEEIGMTNVKFPLLEHYQDIETHNMYREKVTEGGADHATILNAIHIKGRDNARTPMQWDASTNAGFTDGTPWLRLNPNYSNINVDQALADPDSIFYYYQKLIALRKQNPIMVYGEYELLLPEHEYIYAYTRTLDADKWLVLLNFSETPQSVDLSLELGKIAEIVIGNYGDQPVEPASLRPYEAIVYRLNS
- the pgmB gene encoding beta-phosphoglucomutase — translated: MTEIKGCLFDLDGVLVDTAKYHYIAWKELAESLGFAFTEQDNERLKGVSRVASLNILLEIGGLTLADEEKTQLAERKNNRYVEYIAKMDSSEILPGALDFLKECRAQGIKVALGSASKNAMTILNNTGLTPYFDAIIDGTHTSAAKPDPEVFLLGAQALEVLPEHCVVFEDAEAGIEAATRAGMFSVGIGSPETLSAANIVVPSLQQLSVSSLRESFSTI